A single window of Flavobacterium sp. 140616W15 DNA harbors:
- the rfbC gene encoding dTDP-4-dehydrorhamnose 3,5-epimerase yields the protein MKIEQTFIKDLVIVEPTVFGDERGYFFESYSKTKFKDLGIDIDFVQDNQSFSKKGTLRGLHYQNPPFTQTKLVRVLEGEIIDVAVDLRKDSSTYGKAFSVLLSAENKKQLLVPHGFAHGFSVISETASVMYKCDEFYNKASEGGIKYDDPSLNIDWGMNLEEAIVSEKDQILPFIDNCNSLF from the coding sequence ATGAAAATTGAACAAACATTTATAAAAGATTTGGTAATTGTGGAGCCAACCGTTTTTGGAGACGAAAGAGGGTATTTCTTTGAATCATATAGTAAGACTAAGTTTAAAGATTTAGGAATTGATATTGATTTCGTGCAGGATAATCAATCCTTTTCTAAAAAAGGAACTTTGCGAGGATTACATTATCAAAATCCTCCTTTCACACAAACTAAATTGGTACGTGTTTTAGAGGGAGAAATAATTGATGTTGCGGTAGATTTAAGAAAAGACTCTTCTACTTATGGAAAAGCATTTAGTGTATTACTATCTGCTGAAAATAAAAAACAATTGCTAGTACCTCATGGTTTTGCTCATGGTTTCTCAGTCATCAGTGAAACAGCTTCGGTAATGTATAAATGTGATGAATTCTATAATAAAGCTTCGGAAGGCGGAATAAAATATGATGACCCATCGTTAAATATTGATTGGGGAATGAATCTAGAGGAGGCGATAGTTTCTGAAAAAGATCAAATTCTCCCTTTTATTGACAATTGCAATAGTTTGTTTTAA
- a CDS encoding DegT/DnrJ/EryC1/StrS aminotransferase family protein, with protein MNNKRIFLSLSQQSGFEEKYIQTALNDSWITTGGPNVDEFENKLEGFFEKNKSIVALNSGTAAIHLALILLGVKLGDEVICQSMTFAASANPILYQGAIPVFVDSELDTWNICPEFLEIAIKDRIARGKKPKAIIAVHLYGMPYKIDEIFSIANRYGIPIIEDSAAALGSSYKGKKCGTFGDYGVLSFNGNKIITTSSGGVLVCDSQGLKEKAIFYATQSRDNASHYEHSKIGYNYRISNICAGIGCGQMEVLDKNVTLRRAMHDFYKKVFEDIDEVSVFEEPNEDYFSNYWLSSILIEDDCEKKINREALTLAFEEANIETRPLWKPMHLQPLFVEYPYYGEKIAESLFEKGLCLPSGSNLTNEDKNRIEEVIKTFFK; from the coding sequence ATGAATAATAAAAGAATTTTTTTGTCATTGTCCCAGCAAAGTGGATTTGAAGAAAAATACATTCAAACTGCACTGAATGATTCTTGGATAACTACTGGCGGACCAAATGTTGATGAATTCGAGAATAAACTAGAAGGCTTTTTTGAAAAAAACAAATCTATTGTAGCTTTAAATTCAGGTACTGCAGCCATTCATTTAGCATTAATTTTATTAGGGGTTAAGTTGGGGGATGAGGTTATTTGTCAAAGTATGACATTTGCAGCATCTGCCAATCCTATTTTATATCAAGGAGCAATTCCTGTTTTTGTAGATAGTGAGCTTGATACTTGGAATATTTGTCCAGAATTTCTTGAAATTGCAATTAAAGATAGAATTGCAAGAGGCAAGAAGCCTAAAGCCATTATTGCTGTTCATTTGTATGGGATGCCATATAAAATAGATGAAATTTTTTCAATTGCTAATCGTTATGGAATTCCAATAATAGAAGATAGCGCAGCAGCATTAGGGAGTAGTTACAAAGGTAAAAAGTGTGGAACGTTTGGTGATTACGGTGTTTTGTCATTTAATGGCAATAAGATAATCACGACATCGAGCGGAGGTGTGTTAGTTTGTGATTCACAAGGATTAAAGGAGAAGGCCATTTTTTATGCAACTCAATCTAGAGATAATGCGTCGCATTATGAGCATAGTAAAATAGGTTATAATTATAGAATAAGCAACATCTGTGCAGGAATAGGATGTGGGCAAATGGAAGTTTTGGATAAAAACGTTACTTTGCGTAGAGCTATGCATGATTTTTATAAAAAAGTATTTGAAGACATAGATGAAGTCTCTGTTTTCGAAGAACCAAATGAAGATTATTTCTCTAATTATTGGTTGAGTTCAATTTTGATTGAAGATGACTGTGAGAAGAAAATTAATAGAGAGGCTTTAACGTTGGCTTTTGAAGAGGCAAATATTGAAACGCGTCCGCTTTGGAAACCGATGCATTTACAACCTCTATTCGTAGAATATCCATATTATGGAGAAAAAATAGCCGAAAGTTTATTCGAAAAGGGTTTGTGCTTGCCTTCTGGATCGAACCTTACAAACGAAGATAAAAATAGAATTGAAGAAGTAATTAAAACTTTTTTTAAATAA
- a CDS encoding WxcM-like domain-containing protein, producing the protein MIPKIIQGGNFSDHRGTISYVNDFSFTAVERFYIISNSDDNPIRAWQGHKLDAKNFYCLSGSFKIHFVKVDNWENPSKDLLIETVTVSASESKIVHIPAGYANAIQALEKDSKLISFSTLPLVNVSEDDVRYDSDYWKINE; encoded by the coding sequence ATGATTCCAAAAATAATTCAAGGAGGAAATTTCTCAGACCATCGTGGGACTATTTCGTATGTAAATGACTTTAGTTTTACAGCTGTTGAAAGGTTTTACATTATTAGTAATTCAGATGATAATCCTATTCGTGCTTGGCAAGGACATAAATTAGATGCTAAAAATTTTTATTGTTTAAGCGGAAGCTTCAAAATTCATTTTGTAAAAGTAGATAATTGGGAGAATCCTTCTAAAGATTTATTAATTGAAACAGTTACCGTTTCTGCTTCCGAAAGTAAAATTGTTCATATACCTGCAGGATATGCTAACGCGATTCAGGCATTGGAAAAAGACTCCAAATTAATTTCATTTTCGACTTTGCCCTTAGTAAATGTTAGTGAAGATGATGTTCGTTATGATTCAGATTATTGGAAAATTAATGAATAA
- a CDS encoding glycosyltransferase family 4 protein — protein sequence MQYIILGLLLMIIMLLYFKVANHFNIIDKPNERSSHTEITLRGGGIIFWFSALLYFAQHIQSNYFFFTGITLVTLVSFWDDIQSLSNKIRISIHFIAITLVFYDSGVFNFMPVWTVAIAYILAIGLINAYNFMDGINGITGLYTLVVMGSLLYVNKNIQLFIDSSFIKYAMIASLVFLFFNYRKKAKCFAGDVGSIAIAFWVIYLVLRLIVITNSLIWLLFLAVYGVDAICTIMHRLYLKQNIFEAHRLHLYQVLSNEYKIQHRLVALYYAIVQAVVSVLVVFLYQKVNDIVLFIIVITPLLLIYSMKFYLLNKNNLKVNI from the coding sequence ATGCAATACATAATACTAGGACTTCTACTGATGATTATAATGTTACTTTATTTTAAAGTAGCGAATCATTTTAATATCATAGATAAACCCAATGAGAGAAGCTCTCATACAGAAATTACTTTAAGAGGAGGGGGAATTATTTTTTGGTTTTCTGCCTTGCTGTACTTTGCACAGCATATCCAAAGTAATTATTTTTTCTTTACAGGGATTACTTTAGTTACTTTAGTTAGTTTTTGGGATGATATACAGAGTTTATCTAATAAAATTCGAATTTCAATACATTTTATAGCTATAACTCTTGTTTTTTATGACTCAGGAGTTTTTAATTTTATGCCTGTATGGACAGTTGCTATCGCATACATTCTTGCAATAGGCTTAATTAATGCTTATAATTTTATGGATGGGATTAATGGAATAACTGGTTTGTATACTTTGGTTGTTATGGGATCATTACTGTATGTAAATAAAAACATTCAGCTATTTATTGATAGTAGTTTTATAAAATATGCAATGATAGCTAGTTTAGTTTTTTTATTTTTTAATTATAGAAAAAAAGCCAAATGTTTTGCTGGAGATGTTGGAAGCATAGCTATTGCTTTTTGGGTTATCTATCTAGTATTAAGGCTTATTGTAATCACAAATTCTCTTATTTGGCTTCTTTTTTTGGCTGTATATGGAGTGGATGCAATATGTACAATTATGCATCGTTTGTATTTAAAACAAAATATTTTTGAAGCCCATCGTTTGCACTTATATCAGGTTTTAAGTAACGAATATAAAATTCAACATAGATTAGTTGCTTTATATTACGCAATTGTACAAGCAGTTGTTTCGGTTTTGGTTGTTTTTTTATATCAAAAGGTTAATGATATAGTATTATTCATAATCGTAATCACACCGCTACTTTTGATCTATTCAATGAAATTTTATTTGTTGAATAAAAATAACTTAAAAGTCAATATATGA
- a CDS encoding NAD-dependent epimerase/dehydratase family protein: protein MNKVIITGASGFVGKNVFNYLSDHSYLVDSISLRNPNWKLNFKANVIIHLAGKAHDTKNTSNASEYFKVNTDLTKNLFDAFLESEIKNFIYFSSVKAVADDVLEVLYEDIQPSPKTPYGQSKLKAEEYILSKEIPHGKRIFIIRPCMIHGPGNKGNLNLLYNVVKKRIPYPLAAFDNHRSFLGIDNLNFMIREILLNEEIPSGVYNFADDEVLSTNELVQIISSVSNKKNLSIAIPKVIINGIAKIGDVIRFPLNSETVQKLTENYRVSNQKIKTAIGIDKLPNTAQDGLEKTIKSFIK from the coding sequence ATGAATAAAGTAATAATAACTGGAGCATCAGGTTTTGTAGGGAAAAATGTTTTTAATTATTTATCGGACCACTCTTATTTAGTAGATTCTATTTCGTTAAGAAATCCAAACTGGAAATTAAATTTTAAAGCTAATGTAATTATCCATCTTGCTGGCAAAGCACATGATACAAAAAACACAAGTAATGCGTCAGAATATTTTAAAGTTAATACAGATTTAACCAAAAACTTATTCGATGCTTTCTTAGAAAGTGAAATAAAAAATTTTATTTATTTTAGTAGTGTAAAAGCAGTTGCTGATGATGTTTTGGAGGTTTTATATGAAGATATTCAACCTAGTCCCAAGACACCTTATGGACAGTCGAAATTAAAAGCGGAAGAATATATTTTATCGAAAGAAATTCCACACGGTAAAAGAATTTTTATTATTAGGCCTTGTATGATTCATGGCCCTGGAAATAAGGGAAATTTGAATCTTCTTTATAATGTGGTTAAGAAAAGAATTCCTTATCCTTTGGCCGCATTTGATAATCATAGGTCATTTTTAGGAATTGATAATCTTAATTTTATGATTAGAGAGATTCTTTTAAATGAAGAAATTCCATCAGGAGTTTATAATTTTGCTGATGATGAGGTTTTATCTACAAACGAATTAGTTCAAATTATATCTTCTGTTTCAAACAAAAAAAACTTATCTATTGCAATTCCTAAAGTAATTATAAATGGAATTGCTAAAATTGGAGATGTAATTAGATTTCCTTTGAATTCTGAGACAGTGCAAAAGTTGACTGAAAATTATAGAGTTTCTAATCAAAAAATTAAAACTGCGATAGGAATTGATAAACTTCCAAATACGGCCCAAGACGGATTAGAGAAAACAATAAAAAGCTTCATAAAGTAA
- a CDS encoding glycosyltransferase translates to MKILIVITDYGSFNNFLAEISVALSLENEIHIICSRSNVINIVDKFDYTQYDLTFHFLDIPRTTSITKLIKSSFRIRKLVKEIKPNLVYAHFTTGIFPVILLRNKNVEYWGTFHGLGMNASTGLRKIMFSFVEMFSFIRLDKIFLINNKDFDLVKRFFSNKANKYQSCGVGCNIDKFDGNKFQESDKENIRKDLKLESKFIITYTGRFVEFKGFDLVFHSFAKLIKEYPNEFALLLVGGKDPIHITGLTLNEEGDLNNNKSIINIGYTSEVEKYLAISDVFLFPSKKEGLPVCIVESLAMGVPVITLDERGNSDIVKNNFNGYLIKSVSKSNDANEIVEKLKYLNEENHALKILSSNCMLDREIYSRSFFVQEQLSLINDFKKQNKLD, encoded by the coding sequence ATGAAGATTTTAATTGTTATTACAGATTATGGTAGTTTTAATAATTTTTTAGCAGAAATAAGTGTAGCATTAAGTTTAGAAAATGAAATTCATATCATTTGCTCTCGTTCTAATGTAATCAATATTGTCGACAAATTTGATTATACCCAATATGATTTAACATTTCATTTTTTAGATATACCAAGGACTACTTCTATAACAAAATTAATAAAGAGTAGTTTTAGGATTAGGAAGTTGGTAAAAGAAATTAAACCAAATTTAGTTTATGCTCATTTTACAACTGGGATTTTTCCAGTAATTTTACTTAGAAATAAAAATGTTGAGTATTGGGGGACTTTTCATGGATTGGGGATGAATGCTAGCACTGGTCTCAGAAAAATAATGTTTAGTTTTGTTGAAATGTTTAGTTTTATTAGGCTGGACAAGATATTTCTTATAAATAATAAAGATTTTGATTTAGTTAAAAGATTTTTCAGTAATAAAGCAAATAAATATCAGTCCTGCGGCGTCGGGTGTAATATTGATAAATTTGATGGGAATAAATTCCAAGAAAGCGATAAGGAGAACATAAGAAAGGATTTAAAATTAGAAAGTAAATTTATTATCACTTATACAGGTAGATTTGTAGAATTTAAAGGATTTGATTTAGTCTTTCATAGCTTTGCAAAGTTAATTAAAGAATATCCAAACGAATTTGCGTTATTATTAGTTGGAGGAAAAGATCCAATACATATTACAGGACTGACTTTAAATGAAGAAGGAGATTTAAATAATAATAAATCAATAATTAATATTGGTTATACTTCGGAAGTAGAGAAATATTTAGCAATATCAGATGTTTTTCTATTCCCAAGTAAGAAAGAAGGATTACCTGTATGTATAGTTGAATCTCTGGCTATGGGAGTGCCAGTTATTACCTTAGATGAGAGAGGAAATTCAGATATAGTAAAGAACAACTTTAATGGATATTTAATCAAATCAGTTTCAAAAAGCAATGACGCTAATGAAATTGTAGAGAAATTAAAATACTTAAATGAAGAGAATCATGCTCTTAAAATTTTATCTTCAAATTGTATGTTAGATAGAGAAATATACTCCCGTTCATTTTTTGTTCAAGAGCAATTAAGTTTAATTAATGATTTTAAAAAGCAAAATAAGTTAGATTAA
- a CDS encoding glycosyltransferase, with protein MKILQIINNLSTGGAEKLILETIPLLKEKGIVVDLLVLDDTQYPYMKELQKLDCCNIFSLGKGSPYNPTHIFKIIPYLKKYDLVHVHLFPAQYWVGIAKFISFSKTKLIFTEHSTSNRRMQKPFFKMLDKNIYRFYDKIVCITNEVQEVLFKHCEFKSKDICVIENGVNLHSIMGAKVMHKMQIDNRILESNKLLIQVAGFRPQKDQKTVIKALQYLDLNVKLLLIGDGPLQDECEELVGKLGLKERVFFLGVRIDVPSLLKTSDISVISSHWEGFGLAAVEGMAVRRPLIASNVVGLANVVNGGGILFEKGNEMELAKKIQELLEDSHLYNKISDSGFERAREFDINFMIDKQINLYKRLLE; from the coding sequence ATGAAAATTTTGCAAATAATAAATAATCTTTCTACAGGAGGAGCAGAAAAATTAATTTTAGAAACTATTCCTTTATTGAAAGAAAAAGGAATAGTAGTTGACTTGTTGGTTTTGGATGATACTCAGTATCCTTATATGAAAGAATTACAGAAATTAGATTGTTGTAATATTTTTTCATTAGGTAAAGGCTCACCTTATAATCCAACACATATTTTTAAAATCATTCCATATTTGAAAAAATATGATTTGGTTCATGTTCATTTATTTCCTGCTCAATATTGGGTAGGAATTGCAAAATTTATAAGTTTTTCTAAAACTAAACTTATTTTTACAGAACATAGTACATCTAATAGGAGAATGCAAAAACCTTTTTTTAAGATGTTAGATAAAAACATTTATAGATTTTATGATAAAATTGTTTGTATAACTAATGAGGTACAGGAGGTTTTATTTAAACACTGTGAATTCAAATCAAAAGATATTTGTGTAATTGAAAATGGTGTTAATTTGCATTCAATTATGGGAGCGAAAGTAATGCATAAAATGCAAATTGATAATCGGATTTTAGAATCTAATAAATTATTAATTCAGGTAGCAGGTTTTAGACCTCAAAAAGATCAAAAAACTGTAATTAAAGCTTTGCAATACCTAGATTTAAATGTGAAATTATTGTTGATTGGGGATGGACCCTTGCAAGATGAATGTGAAGAATTAGTAGGTAAATTAGGTCTGAAAGAACGTGTTTTCTTTCTTGGAGTTCGAATTGATGTACCAAGCTTATTAAAAACATCTGATATTTCAGTAATTAGCTCGCATTGGGAAGGTTTTGGTTTGGCGGCTGTTGAGGGTATGGCAGTAAGAAGACCATTAATAGCGTCAAATGTTGTGGGATTAGCAAATGTTGTAAATGGTGGTGGTATTTTATTCGAAAAAGGTAATGAAATGGAACTGGCAAAAAAAATCCAGGAATTATTAGAAGATAGTCATCTTTATAATAAAATATCAGATAGCGGTTTTGAAAGAGCAAGAGAATTTGACATAAATTTTATGATAGATAAACAAATAAATTTATACAAAAGATTGTTAGAGTAA
- a CDS encoding glycosyltransferase family 4 protein, whose translation MNILFLLPDSSLKGGTERSTIEIANKLTHNENNKIFILSIYRSVSNDSFKIDENVIQESLHSVKPKSRNTFSKVLFYFNTIYRLLVFVKRNKVNLLISVEVLSTIFTYPVVAYLRLFGDIKYVVWEHFNFTVNLGLRVRNFSRKIAARSADIIITLTERDKKMWCKNLSIKGRIMSIPNTSPFPVTDKIYNSNSQNIVAIGRLVPQKGFDLLIDVWKYLYDNYDIQDGWYLQIIGDGPDYSELAQKISNYNLSDKIILVPSNNKIDKFYENASFLCMTSRFEGLPMTLIEAQSFGLPTISYNCITGPEEIISVESGFLVDMNDFKSFSEKVHYLMNNPEVRCSMSNSAKSEVARFSAEEVLMKWENLLKAI comes from the coding sequence TTGAATATTTTATTTTTACTTCCAGATTCTAGCCTAAAAGGAGGTACCGAGAGATCAACCATAGAGATTGCAAATAAATTGACACATAATGAAAATAACAAAATTTTCATTTTATCTATTTATAGAAGTGTGTCCAATGATTCTTTTAAAATTGATGAAAATGTAATTCAGGAATCTCTTCATAGTGTAAAACCAAAATCAAGAAATACTTTTTCTAAAGTTTTATTTTATTTTAATACAATTTATAGATTACTAGTTTTTGTAAAGCGAAACAAAGTTAATCTTTTAATTAGTGTAGAAGTATTGTCAACTATTTTTACGTACCCAGTAGTCGCCTATTTACGTTTGTTTGGGGATATTAAGTATGTGGTTTGGGAACATTTTAATTTTACTGTTAATTTAGGTTTACGTGTTAGAAATTTTTCTCGAAAGATTGCAGCTAGAAGTGCTGATATAATAATAACACTGACAGAGAGAGATAAAAAAATGTGGTGTAAAAATTTATCTATTAAAGGGAGAATAATGTCTATTCCAAATACATCACCTTTTCCGGTTACTGATAAGATATATAATAGTAATTCCCAAAACATAGTCGCAATTGGGAGGTTAGTTCCGCAAAAAGGTTTTGATTTGTTAATTGATGTTTGGAAATATTTATATGATAATTATGATATACAAGATGGTTGGTATCTCCAGATTATTGGAGATGGACCAGATTATTCTGAATTAGCACAAAAAATCAGCAATTATAATCTTTCGGATAAAATTATTCTTGTACCAAGTAATAATAAAATCGATAAATTTTATGAAAATGCTTCTTTTCTCTGTATGACCTCTAGATTTGAAGGACTTCCAATGACTTTGATTGAAGCACAATCTTTTGGATTACCTACAATTTCTTATAATTGTATTACAGGCCCTGAGGAAATTATTTCTGTGGAGTCAGGGTTTTTAGTAGATATGAATGATTTTAAAAGTTTTAGTGAAAAAGTTCATTATTTAATGAATAACCCAGAAGTACGCTGTAGTATGAGTAATTCTGCTAAAAGTGAGGTTGCTAGATTCTCTGCTGAAGAAGTTCTAATGAAATGGGAAAATTTATTAAAAGCCATTTAA
- a CDS encoding EpsG family protein gives MFLSLIIYFSTDFMIKEMGQIRHGIGMGIIFYAYDCLINEKKKKFLLVVLLATLFHFSAICVLPLYFIYNLKKSIFFYFTSIFLLLPFVAFDIKGMIFKLMSLLPIESFSSKAELYSGSEFANRIGFSSTFFLLIIMFCILLFLKYRTTYKPQIINVFVNIYFLGLIYFMVFNSISEFSLRTNVYFRMLDIIILPILIYNFRYRIIGLLLLVLILLNTFKTLNTRYNDEAISFTYFPYQSVFD, from the coding sequence GTGTTTCTTTCTTTAATTATATATTTTTCTACTGATTTTATGATAAAAGAGATGGGGCAAATTCGTCATGGTATTGGTATGGGGATTATTTTTTATGCTTACGATTGTCTTATAAATGAAAAAAAGAAGAAGTTTTTATTAGTAGTTTTATTGGCGACTTTATTTCATTTTTCAGCTATTTGTGTTTTACCATTATATTTTATTTATAATTTAAAAAAATCTATATTTTTTTACTTTACTTCAATATTTTTATTGCTCCCGTTTGTTGCTTTCGACATAAAAGGGATGATTTTTAAATTGATGTCTCTTTTGCCAATTGAAAGCTTTAGTTCAAAAGCAGAATTATATTCTGGTTCCGAATTTGCTAATAGAATTGGATTTAGCTCTACATTTTTTTTATTAATCATTATGTTTTGTATTTTACTTTTTTTGAAATATAGAACCACTTATAAACCTCAGATAATTAACGTTTTTGTTAATATTTATTTTTTAGGTTTAATTTATTTTATGGTTTTTAACTCCATTTCGGAATTTTCACTTCGTACAAATGTCTATTTTAGGATGTTAGATATTATTATATTACCTATCTTGATTTATAATTTTAGATATCGTATTATAGGATTGTTGTTACTTGTTCTAATTTTGTTAAATACATTTAAAACTTTAAATACGAGGTATAATGATGAGGCAATTAGTTTTACTTATTTTCCTTATCAGTCTGTTTTCGATTAA
- a CDS encoding polysaccharide pyruvyl transferase family protein: MTKITIKGAYGETNFGDDLLMCVFENFFLKEFENVQLNFVGDYNDYVQNLLVNSTYLEPNFLPDWEVYGGGTQFFAFQNKYDTSLLKKINVALRNPSLIKSKIKNIFTKNIINQSKIAFLGFGIGPFYENQVAILNAKEKISKAEFVGVRDEVSNQYCTDWNIPATLGADVVFSSYFTKVELKTTTDRQPKKKIGIIVRDWNWEESGKNYINNLIGFYKSYSNVELQFIIFAPSKDKDWILKTKNEKVLIWDPIKYSIKSFLEELNEFDGFISARYHGAIVAALLQKPVICVEVEPKLKILTEQVKEIKLWEKPFDIKMLEKLVGQLNYDIDYGDTLKERKLKADFMLLDFAKRYNEIK; this comes from the coding sequence ATGACAAAAATTACTATAAAAGGAGCTTACGGAGAAACTAATTTTGGAGATGATTTGTTAATGTGTGTATTTGAAAATTTTTTTTTAAAAGAATTTGAAAATGTTCAATTGAATTTTGTTGGTGATTATAATGATTACGTTCAAAATCTTTTAGTTAATAGTACTTATTTAGAACCAAATTTTTTACCAGATTGGGAGGTATATGGAGGTGGAACTCAGTTCTTTGCTTTCCAAAATAAATATGACACATCTTTACTTAAAAAAATTAATGTTGCTCTTAGGAATCCGAGTCTTATTAAAAGTAAAATAAAAAATATTTTTACTAAAAATATTATAAATCAATCTAAAATTGCTTTTTTAGGTTTTGGAATTGGACCATTTTACGAAAATCAAGTTGCAATTTTAAATGCTAAAGAAAAAATTTCTAAGGCTGAATTTGTTGGAGTTAGAGATGAAGTTTCGAATCAGTATTGTACTGATTGGAATATTCCTGCAACCTTAGGGGCTGATGTCGTTTTTTCTTCTTATTTCACAAAAGTTGAATTGAAAACAACTACTGATAGACAACCAAAAAAGAAAATAGGAATCATTGTAAGAGATTGGAACTGGGAAGAATCAGGAAAAAATTATATTAATAACTTAATAGGATTCTATAAGTCATATTCGAATGTTGAATTACAGTTTATTATCTTCGCACCTTCAAAAGACAAGGATTGGATATTAAAAACGAAAAATGAAAAAGTTTTAATTTGGGATCCTATAAAATATTCGATCAAATCATTTTTGGAAGAATTAAATGAATTTGATGGATTTATAAGTGCCCGTTATCATGGTGCAATTGTAGCAGCTTTACTGCAAAAACCTGTTATATGTGTTGAGGTAGAACCAAAATTAAAAATTTTAACAGAACAAGTTAAAGAAATAAAACTTTGGGAAAAACCTTTTGATATTAAAATGTTGGAAAAGTTAGTTGGTCAGTTAAACTATGATATTGATTATGGGGATACTTTGAAAGAAAGAAAATTAAAAGCAGATTTTATGTTATTGGACTTCGCAAAAAGATACAATGAAATAAAATAA